Proteins encoded by one window of Vigna radiata var. radiata cultivar VC1973A chromosome 5, Vradiata_ver6, whole genome shotgun sequence:
- the LOC106761116 gene encoding transcription termination factor MTEF1, chloroplastic, translated as MHTCHASMVWHLHNTTPFTLSVLLSPYFSLSLSLSSLSAMAPAAGAVALHSSLCSTASEKPYSPLRSTLLHVAPKPKSLLQNHPLYPPTHAKLSLEFKEKILCLEVMGIDAGKALSQNPDLRTATMESIQSIITFLFSNGILEKDLPRIFGMCPKILTADIKTDLTPVFDFILNELKVPENSFRRVINKCPRLLTSSVKDQLRPALLYLRRLGFKDSGALAYQDSVLLVSNVEHTLIPKLRFLETLGLSKDEIRSMVLRCPALLTFSIENNFQPKYDYFSGEMGRKVVELKEFPQYFAFSLENRIKPRHTEVVQSGITLPLSVMLKSTDEEFRELLKQGGG; from the coding sequence ATGCATACGTGTCATGCCTCAATGGTATGGCATCTCCATAATACCACACCCTTTACCCTATCCGTTCTTCTCTCTCCATATTTctcactctctctttctctctcttcactCTCCGCCATGGCCCCAGCCGCCGGAGCCGTCGCGTTGCACTCTTCCCTTTGCTCCACCGCTTCTGAGAAACCGTATTCTCCTCTAAGATCAACCCTTCTGCATGTGGCACCCAAACCCAAAAGCCTCCTCCAAAACCACCCACTTTACCCTCCAACGCATGCCAAACTCTCCCTTGAATTCAAAGAGAAAATTCTCTGCCTTGAGGTGATGGGTATTGATGCAGGCAAAGCACTCTCCCAAAACCCTGATCTTCGCACAGCCACCATGGAATCCATACAGTCCATCATCACCTTCCTTTTCTCCAATGGCATCCTTGAGAAGGACCTGCCCAGAATCTTTGGCATGTGCCCCAAGATTCTCACTGCTGACATCAAAACTGATCTCACCCCAGTTTTTGATTTCATCTTGAATGAACTCAAAGTCCCCGAAAATAGCTTCAGGAGGGTGATCAATAAGTGCCCAAGATTGCTTACATCCAGTGTGAAAGACCAGCTCAGGCCAGCTTTGCTTTACCTAAGGAGACTTGGATTCAAGGATTCCGGGGCCTTGGCTTATCAAGATTCTGTTCTCTTGGTGTCTAATGTAGAACACACCCTCATCCCTAAACTTAGATTTTTGGAGACTTTGGGACTTTCCAAGGATGAGATTAGGAGTATGGTGTTGAGATGCCCAGCACTGCTCACTTTCAGTATAGAGAATAATTTTCAGCCAAAGTATGACTATTTTTCTGGGGAAATGGGAAGAAAAGTGGTGGAGCTGAAAGAGTTTCCTCAGTACTTTGCTTTTAGTTTGGAAAACAGGATAAAACCTAGACACACCGAGGTTGTGCAGAGTGGGATCACTTTACCTTTGTCAGTGATGCTTAAAAGCACTGATGAAGAATTTAGGGAGTTGTTAAAGCAGGGAGGTGGATGA
- the LOC106762603 gene encoding uncharacterized protein LOC106762603 isoform X2: MDESWRMRMGLTPGLPRRRSMEDRSASRTRRSIFFAATAEAETLDPDDFADVFGGPPRSLLAHKFSRSNSFYEEIFRPPEFASPAKSKGGRSLPVFRIPAKNEAFYSDIFGSDDDRRSRERSGPQSKAKSKSNSSSALSSEELSPLRPAVGDDVALSAFASKLRPINVPCRWNSTTMMPEEHPIKQGGSLFPFNNHSFEVHCQDNEYKETFKSPHFGFSRRVSSPETISLESNSYQSMKVSADDWELSSPFSAVSGLCQEPEAKSSVHDYILPELLIEQDDDEVMSSYVIEVNSNLREESCGTADIDEAIAWAKEKFQSRNSDEESSFRNETSEQTTAVEGRSDAGECHSDESGNIKSSKGQTETEKLDRDIRLWSSGKETDIRLLLSTLHHILWPESGWYAVPLPNLIESQQVKKAYQKARLCLHPDKLQQRGATLLQKYIAEKAFSILQQVTPTPDNSVLV, translated from the exons ATGGACGAGTCGTGGAGAATGCGAATGGGTCTCACGCCGGGGCTCCCTCGCCGCCGATCCATGGAGGACCGCTCCGCCTCCCGCACGCGCCGCTCCATCTTCTTCGCCGCCACCGCCGAGGCGGAAACCCTCGACCCCGACGACTTTGCCGATGTCTTCGGAGGCCCGCCGAGGAGCCTCCTCGCGCACAAGTTCTCCAGGTCCAATTCCTTCTATGAGGAGATATTCCGACCGCCGGAGTTCGCGTCTCCGGCAAAGTCGAAGGGTGGCCGGAGCTTGCCGGTGTTCCGGATTCCAGCCAAGAACGAGGCGTTTTACAGCGACATATTCGGGTCGGACGATGACCGGCGGTCGCGGGAGCGGTCGGGGCCGCAGTCGAAGGCTAAATCGAAGTCGAATTCTTCGTCGGCGCTGAGTTCCGAGGAGCTGAGCCCTCTCCGGCCGGCTGTCGGTGATGACGTGGCATTATCTGCCTTTGCTTCTAAACTCAG GCCAATAAATGTCCCATGCAGATGGAACTCAACCACTATGATGCCTGAGGAACACCCAATTAAACAAGGGGGATCACTTTTTCCATTCAATAATCACTCATTTGAAGTTCATTGTCAGGATAATGAGTACAAGGAGACCTTCAAGAGTCCTCATTTCGGATTCTCACGAAGAGTCTCCTCCCCAGAGACAATTAGTCTCGAATCCAATTCATACCAAAGCATGAAGGTATCCGCTGATGACTGGGAACTCAGTTCCCCGTTTTCTGCTGTCTCTGGCCTTTGTCAAGAACCTGAGGCAAAATCCTCCGTTCATGATTATATTCTTCCAGAACTCCTCATAGAACAGGACGATGATGAAGTTATGAGCTCCTATGTTATAGAGGTCAACTCCAATCTCAGAGAGGAAAGTTGTGGAACAGCAGACATTGATGAAGCAATAGCATGGGCCAAGGAGAAGTTTCAATCACGAAATTCTGATGAAGAATCAAGCTTCAGAAATGAAACCAGTGAACAAACTACAGCCGTGGAAG GAAGGTCTGATGCAGGTGAATGTCACAGTGATGAATCGGGAAACATTAAATCTTCCAAG GGACAGACAGAAACAGAGAAGCTGGACAGAGATATAAGATTGTGGTCATCTGGCAAGGAAACCGACATTCGGCTACTCCTTTCAACACTACATCAT aTTTTATGGCCTGAGAGTGGCTGGTATGCTGTTCCTCTTCCGAACCTAATAGAAAGTCAACAAGTGAAGAAGGCCTACCAGAAAGCAAGATTGTGCCTCCACCCTGACAAACTGCAGCAAAGAGGAGCAACACTCCTACAAAAGTATATAGCAGAGAAGGCATTCTCCATTCTTCAG CAGGTGACTCCAACTCCTGATAACTCAGTTTTGGTTTAA
- the LOC106762603 gene encoding uncharacterized protein LOC106762603 isoform X3 — translation MDESWRMRMGLTPGLPRRRSMEDRSASRTRRSIFFAATAEAETLDPDDFADVFGGPPRSLLAHKFSRSNSFYEEIFRPPEFASPAKSKGGRSLPVFRIPAKNEAFYSDIFGSDDDRRSRERSGPQSKAKSKSNSSSALSSEELSPLRPAVGDDVALSAFASKLRPINVPCRWNSTTMMPEEHPIKQGGSLFPFNNHSFEVHCQDNEYKETFKSPHFGFSRRVSSPETISLESNSYQSMKVSADDWELSSPFSAVSGLCQEPEAKSSVHDYILPELLIEQDDDEVMSSYVIEVNSNLREESCGTADIDEAIAWAKEKFQSRNSDEESSFRNETSEQTTAVEGRSDAGECHSDESGNIKSSKTETEKLDRDIRLWSSGKETDIRLLLSTLHHILWPESGWYAVPLPNLIESQQVKKAYQKARLCLHPDKLQQRGATLLQKYIAEKAFSILQDAWTAFISEDVSF, via the exons ATGGACGAGTCGTGGAGAATGCGAATGGGTCTCACGCCGGGGCTCCCTCGCCGCCGATCCATGGAGGACCGCTCCGCCTCCCGCACGCGCCGCTCCATCTTCTTCGCCGCCACCGCCGAGGCGGAAACCCTCGACCCCGACGACTTTGCCGATGTCTTCGGAGGCCCGCCGAGGAGCCTCCTCGCGCACAAGTTCTCCAGGTCCAATTCCTTCTATGAGGAGATATTCCGACCGCCGGAGTTCGCGTCTCCGGCAAAGTCGAAGGGTGGCCGGAGCTTGCCGGTGTTCCGGATTCCAGCCAAGAACGAGGCGTTTTACAGCGACATATTCGGGTCGGACGATGACCGGCGGTCGCGGGAGCGGTCGGGGCCGCAGTCGAAGGCTAAATCGAAGTCGAATTCTTCGTCGGCGCTGAGTTCCGAGGAGCTGAGCCCTCTCCGGCCGGCTGTCGGTGATGACGTGGCATTATCTGCCTTTGCTTCTAAACTCAG GCCAATAAATGTCCCATGCAGATGGAACTCAACCACTATGATGCCTGAGGAACACCCAATTAAACAAGGGGGATCACTTTTTCCATTCAATAATCACTCATTTGAAGTTCATTGTCAGGATAATGAGTACAAGGAGACCTTCAAGAGTCCTCATTTCGGATTCTCACGAAGAGTCTCCTCCCCAGAGACAATTAGTCTCGAATCCAATTCATACCAAAGCATGAAGGTATCCGCTGATGACTGGGAACTCAGTTCCCCGTTTTCTGCTGTCTCTGGCCTTTGTCAAGAACCTGAGGCAAAATCCTCCGTTCATGATTATATTCTTCCAGAACTCCTCATAGAACAGGACGATGATGAAGTTATGAGCTCCTATGTTATAGAGGTCAACTCCAATCTCAGAGAGGAAAGTTGTGGAACAGCAGACATTGATGAAGCAATAGCATGGGCCAAGGAGAAGTTTCAATCACGAAATTCTGATGAAGAATCAAGCTTCAGAAATGAAACCAGTGAACAAACTACAGCCGTGGAAG GAAGGTCTGATGCAGGTGAATGTCACAGTGATGAATCGGGAAACATTAAATCTTCCAAG ACAGAAACAGAGAAGCTGGACAGAGATATAAGATTGTGGTCATCTGGCAAGGAAACCGACATTCGGCTACTCCTTTCAACACTACATCAT aTTTTATGGCCTGAGAGTGGCTGGTATGCTGTTCCTCTTCCGAACCTAATAGAAAGTCAACAAGTGAAGAAGGCCTACCAGAAAGCAAGATTGTGCCTCCACCCTGACAAACTGCAGCAAAGAGGAGCAACACTCCTACAAAAGTATATAGCAGAGAAGGCATTCTCCATTCTTCAG GATGCATGGACTGCATTCATTTCTGAAGACGTTTCCTTCTAA
- the LOC106762603 gene encoding uncharacterized protein LOC106762603 isoform X4: MMMSVGTSNSSLCIFPVNIPVKQPRRKMDESWRMRMGLTPGLPRRRSMEDRSASRTRRSIFFAATAEAETLDPDDFADVFGGPPRSLLAHKFSRSNSFYEEIFRPPEFASPAKSKGGRSLPVFRIPAKNEAFYSDIFGSDDDRRSRERSGPQSKAKSKSNSSSALSSEELSPLRPAVGDDVALSAFASKLRPINVPCRWNSTTMMPEEHPIKQGGSLFPFNNHSFEVHCQDNEYKETFKSPHFGFSRRVSSPETISLESNSYQSMKVSADDWELSSPFSAVSGLCQEPEAKSSVHDYILPELLIEQDDDEVMSSYVIEVNSNLREESCGTADIDEAIAWAKEKFQSRNSDEESSFRNETSEQTTAVEGRSDAGECHSDESGNIKSSKGQTETEKLDRDIRLWSSGKETDIRLLLSTLHHILWPESGWYAVPLPNLIESQQVKKAYQKARLCLHPDKLQQRGATLLQKYIAEKAFSILQDAWTAFISEDVSF; encoded by the exons ATGATGATGTCTGTGGGGACTTCCAATTCCAGCCTATGCATCTTTCCAG TCAATATTCCGGTCAAACAACCTCGCCGGAAAATGGACGAGTCGTGGAGAATGCGAATGGGTCTCACGCCGGGGCTCCCTCGCCGCCGATCCATGGAGGACCGCTCCGCCTCCCGCACGCGCCGCTCCATCTTCTTCGCCGCCACCGCCGAGGCGGAAACCCTCGACCCCGACGACTTTGCCGATGTCTTCGGAGGCCCGCCGAGGAGCCTCCTCGCGCACAAGTTCTCCAGGTCCAATTCCTTCTATGAGGAGATATTCCGACCGCCGGAGTTCGCGTCTCCGGCAAAGTCGAAGGGTGGCCGGAGCTTGCCGGTGTTCCGGATTCCAGCCAAGAACGAGGCGTTTTACAGCGACATATTCGGGTCGGACGATGACCGGCGGTCGCGGGAGCGGTCGGGGCCGCAGTCGAAGGCTAAATCGAAGTCGAATTCTTCGTCGGCGCTGAGTTCCGAGGAGCTGAGCCCTCTCCGGCCGGCTGTCGGTGATGACGTGGCATTATCTGCCTTTGCTTCTAAACTCAG GCCAATAAATGTCCCATGCAGATGGAACTCAACCACTATGATGCCTGAGGAACACCCAATTAAACAAGGGGGATCACTTTTTCCATTCAATAATCACTCATTTGAAGTTCATTGTCAGGATAATGAGTACAAGGAGACCTTCAAGAGTCCTCATTTCGGATTCTCACGAAGAGTCTCCTCCCCAGAGACAATTAGTCTCGAATCCAATTCATACCAAAGCATGAAGGTATCCGCTGATGACTGGGAACTCAGTTCCCCGTTTTCTGCTGTCTCTGGCCTTTGTCAAGAACCTGAGGCAAAATCCTCCGTTCATGATTATATTCTTCCAGAACTCCTCATAGAACAGGACGATGATGAAGTTATGAGCTCCTATGTTATAGAGGTCAACTCCAATCTCAGAGAGGAAAGTTGTGGAACAGCAGACATTGATGAAGCAATAGCATGGGCCAAGGAGAAGTTTCAATCACGAAATTCTGATGAAGAATCAAGCTTCAGAAATGAAACCAGTGAACAAACTACAGCCGTGGAAG GAAGGTCTGATGCAGGTGAATGTCACAGTGATGAATCGGGAAACATTAAATCTTCCAAG GGACAGACAGAAACAGAGAAGCTGGACAGAGATATAAGATTGTGGTCATCTGGCAAGGAAACCGACATTCGGCTACTCCTTTCAACACTACATCAT aTTTTATGGCCTGAGAGTGGCTGGTATGCTGTTCCTCTTCCGAACCTAATAGAAAGTCAACAAGTGAAGAAGGCCTACCAGAAAGCAAGATTGTGCCTCCACCCTGACAAACTGCAGCAAAGAGGAGCAACACTCCTACAAAAGTATATAGCAGAGAAGGCATTCTCCATTCTTCAG GATGCATGGACTGCATTCATTTCTGAAGACGTTTCCTTCTAA
- the LOC106762603 gene encoding uncharacterized protein LOC106762603 isoform X1: MDESWRMRMGLTPGLPRRRSMEDRSASRTRRSIFFAATAEAETLDPDDFADVFGGPPRSLLAHKFSRSNSFYEEIFRPPEFASPAKSKGGRSLPVFRIPAKNEAFYSDIFGSDDDRRSRERSGPQSKAKSKSNSSSALSSEELSPLRPAVGDDVALSAFASKLRPINVPCRWNSTTMMPEEHPIKQGGSLFPFNNHSFEVHCQDNEYKETFKSPHFGFSRRVSSPETISLESNSYQSMKVSADDWELSSPFSAVSGLCQEPEAKSSVHDYILPELLIEQDDDEVMSSYVIEVNSNLREESCGTADIDEAIAWAKEKFQSRNSDEESSFRNETSEQTTAVEGRSDAGECHSDESGNIKSSKGQTETEKLDRDIRLWSSGKETDIRLLLSTLHHILWPESGWYAVPLPNLIESQQVKKAYQKARLCLHPDKLQQRGATLLQKYIAEKAFSILQDAWTAFISEDVSF; this comes from the exons ATGGACGAGTCGTGGAGAATGCGAATGGGTCTCACGCCGGGGCTCCCTCGCCGCCGATCCATGGAGGACCGCTCCGCCTCCCGCACGCGCCGCTCCATCTTCTTCGCCGCCACCGCCGAGGCGGAAACCCTCGACCCCGACGACTTTGCCGATGTCTTCGGAGGCCCGCCGAGGAGCCTCCTCGCGCACAAGTTCTCCAGGTCCAATTCCTTCTATGAGGAGATATTCCGACCGCCGGAGTTCGCGTCTCCGGCAAAGTCGAAGGGTGGCCGGAGCTTGCCGGTGTTCCGGATTCCAGCCAAGAACGAGGCGTTTTACAGCGACATATTCGGGTCGGACGATGACCGGCGGTCGCGGGAGCGGTCGGGGCCGCAGTCGAAGGCTAAATCGAAGTCGAATTCTTCGTCGGCGCTGAGTTCCGAGGAGCTGAGCCCTCTCCGGCCGGCTGTCGGTGATGACGTGGCATTATCTGCCTTTGCTTCTAAACTCAG GCCAATAAATGTCCCATGCAGATGGAACTCAACCACTATGATGCCTGAGGAACACCCAATTAAACAAGGGGGATCACTTTTTCCATTCAATAATCACTCATTTGAAGTTCATTGTCAGGATAATGAGTACAAGGAGACCTTCAAGAGTCCTCATTTCGGATTCTCACGAAGAGTCTCCTCCCCAGAGACAATTAGTCTCGAATCCAATTCATACCAAAGCATGAAGGTATCCGCTGATGACTGGGAACTCAGTTCCCCGTTTTCTGCTGTCTCTGGCCTTTGTCAAGAACCTGAGGCAAAATCCTCCGTTCATGATTATATTCTTCCAGAACTCCTCATAGAACAGGACGATGATGAAGTTATGAGCTCCTATGTTATAGAGGTCAACTCCAATCTCAGAGAGGAAAGTTGTGGAACAGCAGACATTGATGAAGCAATAGCATGGGCCAAGGAGAAGTTTCAATCACGAAATTCTGATGAAGAATCAAGCTTCAGAAATGAAACCAGTGAACAAACTACAGCCGTGGAAG GAAGGTCTGATGCAGGTGAATGTCACAGTGATGAATCGGGAAACATTAAATCTTCCAAG GGACAGACAGAAACAGAGAAGCTGGACAGAGATATAAGATTGTGGTCATCTGGCAAGGAAACCGACATTCGGCTACTCCTTTCAACACTACATCAT aTTTTATGGCCTGAGAGTGGCTGGTATGCTGTTCCTCTTCCGAACCTAATAGAAAGTCAACAAGTGAAGAAGGCCTACCAGAAAGCAAGATTGTGCCTCCACCCTGACAAACTGCAGCAAAGAGGAGCAACACTCCTACAAAAGTATATAGCAGAGAAGGCATTCTCCATTCTTCAG GATGCATGGACTGCATTCATTTCTGAAGACGTTTCCTTCTAA
- the LOC106760767 gene encoding LOW QUALITY PROTEIN: putative pentatricopeptide repeat-containing protein At1g19290 (The sequence of the model RefSeq protein was modified relative to this genomic sequence to represent the inferred CDS: deleted 2 bases in 1 codon) has product MFPLRRKPFFLSFPSHRTFHISSFLLQNFPQHSNSNSKPPSPDLLDRISRLLLLRRPASLNGLRFPFSDPLTDALLRRLRLHPAAALAFFQLASQQSHYRPHATSFCLLLHILARAKLFSEARSLLHQLLSLHCTNNFRAFAVCREVVSVYKEFGFSPTVFDMLLKAFAERGMTRHALNVFDEMNRLGRIPCLRSCNCLLARLVRAGEVGQALTVFEQVLKMGIVPDVFXISIVVNAHCREGNVDCAERFVEKMVGMGLMLLCTMLWLEGMLVRVMWEKLRGLDLMSRKGVERNVVTWTLLMKGYCRQGRVDEAERLLRRMEEDEVIFLDDRVYGVLVNGYCQVGKMDDAVRIRDEMARVGLKVNVFVCNALVNGYCKQGRIRKAEEVFRGMLDWNVKPDCYSYNTLLDGYCREGRMSEALMLCEEMLREGIDPSVVTYNTVLKGLVDVGSYDDALSLWRSMVERDVVPNEVSCCTLLDCFFKMGDSDGAMKLWKEILGRGFTNSTVAFNTMIGGLCKMGKVADAKVVFDRMKELGCSPDEITYRTLSDGYCKTGSVIEAFRIKDMMERQTISPSIEMYNSLIYGLFKSRKSSDVADLLVELRTRGLSPDTVTYGTLIYGWCNEGKLDKAFNLYFEMIERGFSPNFVICSKIVSSLYKNDRINEATVILSKMVDFDLLTVHKCSDKSVKNDSTGLEAQRIADSLDKIAICNSLRSNIVYNIAIYGLGKSGKIDEARSVLSILLSRGFLPDNFTYGALIHACSAAGDVDGAFNLRNEMLERGLIPNITTYNALINGLCKLGNMERAQRLFRKLPQKGLVPNVVTYNILISGYLRIGDLNEASNLREKMIEEGIS; this is encoded by the exons ATGTTCCCTCTCCGCCGCAAACCCTTTTTCCTTTCCTTCCCCTCACATAGAACATTCCATATCTCTTCATTCCTTCTCCAGAACTTTCCTCAACATTCCAATTCCAATTCCAAACCTCCCTCCCCCGACCTCCTCGACCGAATTTCCCGCCTCCTCCTCCTCCGCCGCCCTGCCTCCCTCAACGGCCTCCGCTTCCCCTTCTCAGACCCCCTCACCGATGCCCTCCTACGCCGCCTCCGCCTTCACCCCGCCGCCGCCCTCGCATTCTTCCAACTCGCCTCCCAACAGTCCCACTACCGTCCCCACGCCACCTCCTTCTGCCTCCTCCTCCACATTCTCGCCCGCGCCAAACTTTTCTCCGAAGCCCGCTCCCTCCTCCACCAACTCCTCTCCCTTCACTGCACCAACAACTTCCGTGCCTTCGCCGTCTGTCGCGAGGTCGTTTCCGTTTACAAGGAATTTGGCTTTTCCCCCACCGTTTTTGACATGCTTCTCAAGGCGTTCGCTGAACGTGGCATGACGCGCCACGCACTCAACGTGTTCGACGAAATGAACAGGCTCGGCAGGATCCCCTGCCTCAGGTCCTGCAATTGCCTGCTCGCTAGGCTGGTACGTGCCGGTGAAGTAGGCCAGGCGCTGACTGTTTTTGAGCAGGTTTTGAAAATGGGGATTGTGCCTGACGTTTTCANGATTAGTATTGTTGTGAACGCGCATTGTCGGGAAGGGAATGTGGATTGCGCTGAGAGGTTTGTGGAGAAGATGGTGGGGATGGGGTTAATGTTATTGTGTACAATGCTTTGGTTGGAGGGTATGCTTGTAAGGGTGATGTGGGAGAAGCTGAGAGGG CTGGATTTAATGTCTAGGAAAGGGGTGGAGAGAAATGTGGTCACTTGGACTTTGTTGATGAAAGGTTACTGCAGGCAGGGAAGGGTGGATGAGGCCGAGAGGTTGCTTCGGAGAATGGAGGAGGATGAGGTGATTTTTTTGGATGATCGCGTGTATGGTGTGCTGGTGAATGGGTATTGTCAGGTGGGGAAGATGGATGATGCGGTTAGGATTCGAGATGAGATGGCAAGGGTGGGGTTGAAGGTGAATGTGTTTGTTTGTAATGCGTTGGTTAATGGCTACTGTAAGCAGGGTCGGATAAGAAAGGCCGAAGAGGTGTTTAGGGGAATGTTGGATTGGAATGTGAAACCGGATTGTTATAGTTATAATACTCTGTTGGATGGGTACTGCAGGGAAGGGAGAATGAGTGAGGCTTTGATGCTTTGTGAGGAGATGTTAAGGGAGGGAATTGATCCTTCGGTTGTGACCTATAATACGGTTCTCAAAGGGTTGGTTGATGTGGGGTCTTACGACGATGCTTTGAGCCTTTGGCGCTCGATGGTGGAACGAGATGTGGTGCCGAATGAAGTCAGCTGCTGTACTCTGCTCgattgttttttcaaaatggGAGATTCTGATGGGGCTATGAAGCTTTGGAAAGAGATTTTGGGTCGGGGTTTTACTAATAGCACTGTTGCATTCAATACAATGATCGGTGGGCTTTGTAAGATGGGGAAAGTGGCGGATGCAAAGGTTGTTTTTGATAGGATGAAGGAACTTGGATGCTCGCCTGATGAAATAACATATAGGACATTGAGTGATGGATATTGTAAAACTGGTAGTGTTATCGAAGCTTTTAGAATCAAAGATATGATGGAAAGACAAACAATTTCTCCATCCATTGAAATGTACAATTCCCTTATTTATGGACTATTCAAGTCTAGGAAGTCAAGTGATGTTGCTGATCTTCTAGTTGAGTTACGGACGAGAGGACTATCACCAGATACTGTTACCTATGGTACCCTTATTTACGGTTGGTGCAATGAAGGGAAGCTGGATAAagcttttaatttatattttgagatgATCGAAAGAGGGTTCTCTCCTAATTTTGTGATATGTAGCAAAATAGTCAGCAGTCTTTATAAGAATGACAGAATCAATGAAGCAACTGTGATCCTAAGCAAGATGGTGGATTTTGATCTTCTTACGGTTCATAAATGTTCTGATAAGTCTGTTAAGAATGATTCCACAGGTCTAGAAGCTCAAAGAATTGCTGATTCTCTTGATAAAATTGCTATATGTAATTCTCTTCGTAGCAATATTGTGTACAACATAGCTATCTATGGTCTTGGCAAATCTGGGAAGATTGATGAAGCAAGAAGTGTTCTGTCAATTTTGTTATCTAGAGGTTTTCTTCCAGATAATTTCACATATGGTGCCTTAATTCATGCCTGTTCAGCTGCTGGTGATGTAGATGGTGCTTTCAACTTAAGGAATGAGATGCTGGAGAGAGGTCTTATTCCAAATATCACTACATATAATGCTTTAATAAATGGGTTATGCAAATTGGGAAATATGGAACGAGCACAGAGACTTTTCCGTAAACTTCCTCAAAAGGGCTTAGTTCCAAATGTCGTTACCTATAATATACTAATCAGTGGTTACCTTAGGATTGGGGACCTTAATGAAGCCTCTAACTTGAGAGAGAAGATGATTGAAGAAGGGATTTCTTGA